In Streptomyces erythrochromogenes, the DNA window GGCCACCGCCACCCCCGCCGACCTGCCCCTCCTGCTCAAGGCGGCCGCGGGCGGAGGCGGCCGCGGCATGCGCGTGGTCCGCGACCTGGACGCCCTCAAGGAGGCCCTCCACGCCGCGTCCGCCGAGGCGGCCTCCGCGTTCGGCGACGGCGAGGTCTTCGCCGAGCCCTACGTGGAGCGCGGCCGCCACGTCGAGGTGCAGATCCTCGCCGACGCCCACGGCACCGTCTGGGCCCTCGGCACCCGCGACTGCTCCCTCCAGCGCCGCCACCAGAAGGTGATCGAGGAGGCCCCCGCGCCCGGCCTGCCGGAACCGCTGCGCGAGAGCCTCCACGCCGCCGCCGTCGCCGCGGCCCGCGCCGTCTCCTACCGGGGAGCGGGCACCGTCGAGTTCCTCGTCACCGCCGACGGACGGCCCTACTTCCTGGAGATGAACACCCGCCTCCAGGTCGAACACCCCGTCACCGAAGCCGTCTTCGGCCTCGACCTCGTCGCCCTCCAACTGCGCGTCGCCGAGGGCGAAGCCCTGCCCCCGGCGCCCCCCGAGCCCAGCGGCCACGCCGTCGAGGCCCGCCTCTACGCCGAGGACCCCGCCCAGGACTGGCGCCCCCAGACCGGCGTCCTGCACACCCTCGACATCCCCGGCCGGGTCCGCGTCGACACCGGCTTCACCGGCGGAGACACCGTCGGCATCCACTACGACCCCATGCTCACCAAGGTCGTCGCACACGCCCCCACCCGCGCCGAAGCCGTACGCGCCCTCGCCCACGCCCTCGCCGGAGCCCGCATCCACGGGCTCACCACCAACCGCGCACTCCTCGTCGGCTCCCTGCGCCACCCGGAGTTCACCGCCGCACAGCTCGACACCGGCTTCTACGAGCGCCACCTCGCCGCCCTCACCGAGACGACCCCGGACGCCGGCACCGCCGCCCTCGCCGCCGCCCTCGCCGAGGCCGCCCCCGCCCCGGACGCGCCCCTCGCCGCCCGCCTCGGCGGCTGGCGCAACCTCCGCTCCCAGCCGCAGACCCGCCGCTACACCGCCGCCGGCACCGAGTACGAGGTCCAGTACCACCCCGTCGACCACCCCGGCGTGCGAGTCCTGTCGGCCGAACGGCACCTCGTCACCCTCGAAGTCGACGGCATCCGGCGGATGTTCCACGTGAAACGAAATTCGAACAGCACCGAGGTCTACGTCGACTCCCCGCTCGGAGCCCACACCCTCACCCCCGTACCCCGGTTCCCGGACCCCCAGGACCGCACCGAACCGGGCTCCCTGCTCGCCCCCATGCCCGGCACCGTCGTCCGCGTCGCCGAGGGCCTCGCCCCCGGCAGCCCCGTCACCGCCGGGCAGCCCCTGCTCTGGCTGGAGGCCATGAAGATGGAGCACCGCATCCTCGCTCCGGCCTCCGGCACGCTCACCGCGCTCCACGCCGTCACCGGCCAACAGGTCGAGTACGGCGCCCTGCTCGCCGTAGTCCAGGAGGAACCGCAGTCATGAGCTCCACCATCGAGTCCGCCGAACACAAGGCCCTGCGCACCGCCGTCACCGCCCTCGGACAGCGCTACGGCCGCGAGTACCTCACCCGCGTCGCCCGCGAGGGCGGCCACCCCGACGAACTGTGGGCCGACGCCGCGAAGCTCGGCTACCTCGGCGTCAACCTCCCCGAGGAATACGGCGGCGGAGGCGGCGGCATCGCCGAACTGGCCATCGTCCTCGAAGAACTGGGCGCGGCCGGCTGTCCCCTGCTCATGATGGTCGTCTCGCCCGCCATCTGCGGCACGGTCATCGCCCGCTTCGGCACCGACGACCAGAAGCGGACCTGGCTCCCCGGCCTCGCCGACGGCAGCCGCACCATGGCCTTCGGCATCACCGAACCGGACGCCGGATCCAACTCCCACCGGATCACCACCACGGCCCGCCGCGACGGCGACGACTGGATCCTCACCGGCCGCAAGGTCTTCATCTCCGGCGTCGACATCGCCGACGCCACCCTCATCGTCGGCCGCACCGAAGACGCCCGCAGCGGCCGCCTCAAGCCCTGCCTGTTCATCGTCCCGCGCGACACCCCGGGCTTCGGCCGCTCGGTCATAGACATGGAACTGCAGGCGGCGGAGAAGCAGTTCGAACTGACCCTGGACGAGGTCCGCCTGCCCTCCTCCGCCCTGGTCGGCGACGAGGACGCCGGCCTCCTCCAGCTCTTCGCGGGCCTCAACCCCGAACGCATCATGACCGCCGCCTTCGCCATCGGCATGGGCCGCTACGCCCTCGCCCGCGCCATCGGGTACGCGAAGACCCGCCAGGTGTGGAAGGAGCCGATCGGAGCCCATCAGGCCGTGGCCCACCCGCTGGCCCAGGCCCACATCGAACTGGAACTGGCCCGCCTCATGACCCAGAAGGCGGCCGCGCTGTACGACGCGGGCGACGACATGGGCGCGGGCGAAGCCGCGAACATGGCGAAGTACGCCGCGGGCGAGGCCTGCGTCCGCGCGGTGGACCAGTCCGTCCACACCCTCGGCGGCAACGGCCTCACCCGCGAATACGGCCTGGGCTCCCTCATCACCGCCTCCCGCGTAGCCCGCATCGCCCCGGTCAGCCGCGAGATGATCCTCAACTTCATCTCCCACCAAACGCTCGGCCTCCCCAAGTCCTACTGACCCTGTGGGCGGCTCGGCGGGATCGGATCGGGGCCGCCACCGGGCCCCTGCGGGGTGCCCTGCGGGCGGCTCGGCGGGATCGGAGCGGGTCCGCCGCCGGGGTGTCTCCTCGGCTCGGCCGGGCCCCTGCGGGGTGCTCGGCGGGGCGGGGTCGGTCCGGTCGGGGAGTGGGGCCGCCGCCGGGGTGTCTCCTCGGCTCGGCCGGGCCCCTGCGGGGTGCTCGGCGGGGCGGGGTCGGTCCGTTCGGGGAGTGGGGCCGCCGCCGGGGTGTCTCCTCGGCTCGGCCGGGCCCCTGCGGGGTGTTCGGCGGGGCGGGGTCGGTCCGTTCGGGGAGTGGGGCCGCCGCCGGGGTGTCTCCTCGGCTCGGCGCGTGCGGGGTGTCTCGGCCGTACCCGGTGGTCGCGCGCTCGTCCTGCGGGGACACCCCGCCACGTCCCCACTCCCCTCGGCCCCGGACACGCAAAGGGGATCCCTGGCACTTCCGGAGCGCTGCCGTGGGGTGGGGACACGCAGGAGGGTCCCCGCAGGACGAGCGCGCAACCCAGGCCGCCCGGCCGCGACACACCCGCACGCGCCGAGCCGAGGAGACCCTCGTGCGGGGCACCACCCCACCCCCACACACCGCCAAGCCCCCCGCAGGGGCACCCCACCCCGTACACCGCCAAGCCCCCCGCAGGGGCACCGCACATCGCCGAGCCCCCGCAGGGGTACCGCAGGGGTACCGCCGGGGTCGGGGCGCAGCCCCACCCCGGATACCGCCAAGCTCCCCGCAGGGGACACCGCATAACCTCGCCCCGGAGGACCCCGCCCCACCCCGCCCACCGCTCCGGAGGAGCCATGGCCACACCCGTCCACGCCACAACGGCGGCCGGAGTCACCACCCTCACCCTCGACTCCCCGGCCAACCGCAACGCGCTCTCCGCGGAGCTCGTCGCCGAGCTCCGCGCCGCCCTCGCCGCGGCCGCCGGGGACCCGGCCGTGCGCGCCGTCGTGCTCACGCACACCGGCTCCACCTTCTGCTCCGGCGCCGACCTCAAGTCCCCGTCCGCCCCGGCCGACTTCGTGGCCCTGCTCCGCGAGATCGCCGAGCTGCCCCAGCCCGTCGTCGCCCGCGTCACGGGCCACGTCCGGGCCGGCGGCCTCGGCCTGCTCGGCGTCTGCGACATCGCCGCCGCCGGCCCGCAGTCCTCGTACGCCTTCACGGAGACGCACCTGGGCGTGGTCCCCGCCGTCATCTCCGCGCCGCTCCTGCCCCGCCTCGACCCGCGCGCCGCAGCCCGCTACTTCCTGACCGCCGAGGCGTTCGACGCCGCCGAGGCCGCACGGATCGGCCTGCTCACCCTCCACGGGGAGGACGTCGACGAGACCCTCGCCCCCGTCCTCGCGGGCCTGCGCAAGGCCGGCCCGCAGGCGCTCGCCGCGACCAAGCGACTGGTCACCGCACCCGTGCGCGCGGCCCTCGCGCAGGACGGCGCCGCCCTCACCGAACTGTCCGCGCACCACTTCGGCTCCGCCGAGGCCCGCGAGGGCATCACCGCCCGCTTCGAGCGCCGGGACCCGTCATGGGCACTGTGACCGGCGGCGCCACGGGCCCGACGGGCGCCACAGCCACGGCAGCCACCGCCACCGGCCCCAAGCAGGCGCGCAGCCGCGTCACCCGCCGCCACCTCCTGGAGGCGGCCGTGTCCTGCCTGGCCGAGCACGGCTGGGCCGGCTCGACCGTCTCCGTCGTCGCCGAACGCGCCGGCGTCTCCCGCGGAGCCGCCCAGCACCACTTCCCGACCCGCGAGGACCTGTTCACCGCCGCCGTCGAGTACGTCGCCGAGGAGCGCTCCACCGCCCTGCGCGACCTCTTCCACGCTGGCCCGGCCGCCCGCCCGGCCGTCGTGGAGGCGCTGGTGGACCTGTACACGGGCGCCCTCTTCCGGGCCGCGCTCCAGTTGTGGGTCGCCGCCTCCAACGAGGAGCAGCTGCGCCCGCGGGTCACCGAGCTGGAGGCCCGGGTCGGCCGCGAGACCCACCGCATCGCCGTCGAGCTGCTGGGCGCCGACGAGTCCGTACCGGGCGTACGGGAGACCGTGCAGGGCCTCCTCGACATGGCCCGCGGCCTGGGGCTGGCGAACGTCCTGACCGACGACGCGGCCCGCCGGGCCCGTGTCGTGGCCCAGTGGTCGCGCATCCTCGACGCGGCTCTCGGCTGAGCCCGCTCAGCCGAGACGCGGACGCGGACGCGGCGAACAGCAGCGCGCCGCGCCCCGGGGGAGTCCGGGACGCGGCGCCCCGCGGTGGCGGTCGGCCGGGCCGGTCAGGCGGTCTCGGCGATGTCCGCGTAGCCCTCGATCTCCTGCGGGTTGCGCCGGCCCGGGCCCGTGTAGCGGGCCGACGGGCGCACCAGGCGGCCCGTGCGCTTCTGCTCCAGGATGTGCGCCGACCAGCCGGCGGTACGGGCGCAGCTGAACATGGAGGTGAACATGTGCGCCGGGACCTCCGCGAAGTCCAGCATGATCGCGGCCCAGAACTCCACGTTGGTGGCGAGCACCCGGTCGGGGCGGCGCGCGTGCAGCTCCTCCAGGGCGGCCTTCTCCAGCGCGGCGGCCACCTCGTAGCGCGGCGCGTCCAGCTCCTTGGCGGTGCGCCGCAGCACGCGGGCGCGCGGGTCCTCGGCGCGGTAGACGCGGTGCCCGAAGCCCATCAGGCGCTCGCCCTTGTCGAGGGCCTTCTTCACGTAGGCGACGGCGTCGCCGGTGCGCTCGATCTCCTCGATCATGCCGAGGACGCGGGACGGCGCGCCGCCGTGCAGCGGGCCCGACATGGCGCCGACGGCGCCGGAGAGGGCGGCGGCCACGTCCGCGCCGGTGGAGGCGATGACGCGCGCGGTGAACGTGGAGGCGTTCATGCCGTGCTCGGCGGCCGAGGTCCAGTACGCGTCGACGGCCTTGACGTGCTTCGGGTCCGGCTCGCCCCGCCAGCGGATCATGAACCGCTCGACCACGGACTCGGCCTTGTCGATCTCGCGCTGCGGGACCATGGGCAGGCCCTGGCCGCGGGCGGACTGGGCGACGTACGACAGTGCCATCACGGCCGCGCGCGCCAGGTCGTCGCGGGCGGTCTGCACGTCGATGTCCAGCAGCGGTTTCAGACCCCACACGGGCGCGAGCATCGCGAGCGCGGACTGCACGTCGACGCGGATGTCACCGGAGTGGACCGGGATGGGGAAGGGCTCGGCGGCCGGCAGGCCGGGGTTGAAGGCACCGTCGACCAGCAGGCCCCAGACGTTCCCGAAGGAGACGTGGCCGACGAGGTCTTCGATGTCGACGCCCCGGTAGCGGAGCGATCCGCCTTCCTTGTCGGGTTCGGCGATCTCCGTCTCGAACGCGACGACCCCTTCGAGCCCGGGTACGAAGTCGGACATCAGGCGGCTCCTCAGATAGTGCGAACACGCGCGGCTCCCGGCGTGACTCGCGGTCCGGCGCGGTCATCCCCGTTGATGCCCGGCACGGCCGATGGTCACCCGTGCGGGAACCTTCGGACCGGCCCCAAGATTTTGGCCGCTACGTCCCGACTGCGGAAGCGTGACATACGGCACACCGCCGCCGGTCCACCTGCGGCAGGATGGCTGGCGTGACCGATCAGGACATTGACCCCGCAATGATGCGCAAGCAGTACCGCTCGGAGATCGTCCACGAGGAGAGCCTCGCCGAGGACCCCATGGAGCAGTTCGCCAGGTGGTTCCAGCAGGCGGCCGACTCGCACCTCTTCGAACCGAACGCCATGGTCGTCTCGACGGCCACCCCCGACGGACGGCCCAGCTCGCGCACGGTGCTGCTGAAGCAGTTCGACAGCCGGGGCTTCGTGTTCTTCACCAACTACGCGTCCCGCAAGGGCCGGGAGCTCGCGGAGAACCCGCAGGTCGCGCTGCTCTTCCCCTGGCACCCCATCGCCCGCCAGGTGATCGTCACCGGTACGGCGGCCCGTATCGGCCGCGACGAGACGGCGGCGTACTTCCGGTCCCGGCCGCACGGCTCGCAGCTGGGTGCCTGGGCGAGCGAGCAGTCGAGCGTGATCGGCTCGCGCGAGGAGCTGGACAGCCGCTACGCCGAGCTCGCGGAGCGCTACCCG includes these proteins:
- a CDS encoding ATP-binding protein, with the protein product MTNLTSLLVANRGEIAVRIFRTARDLGLATVAVHSDPDADALHVRAADAAVRLPGAAPADTYLRGDLVIKAALAAGADAVHPGYGFLSENADFARQVQDSGLTWIGPPPEAIEAMASKTRAKELMRAAGVPLLDPVDPATATPADLPLLLKAAAGGGGRGMRVVRDLDALKEALHAASAEAASAFGDGEVFAEPYVERGRHVEVQILADAHGTVWALGTRDCSLQRRHQKVIEEAPAPGLPEPLRESLHAAAVAAARAVSYRGAGTVEFLVTADGRPYFLEMNTRLQVEHPVTEAVFGLDLVALQLRVAEGEALPPAPPEPSGHAVEARLYAEDPAQDWRPQTGVLHTLDIPGRVRVDTGFTGGDTVGIHYDPMLTKVVAHAPTRAEAVRALAHALAGARIHGLTTNRALLVGSLRHPEFTAAQLDTGFYERHLAALTETTPDAGTAALAAALAEAAPAPDAPLAARLGGWRNLRSQPQTRRYTAAGTEYEVQYHPVDHPGVRVLSAERHLVTLEVDGIRRMFHVKRNSNSTEVYVDSPLGAHTLTPVPRFPDPQDRTEPGSLLAPMPGTVVRVAEGLAPGSPVTAGQPLLWLEAMKMEHRILAPASGTLTALHAVTGQQVEYGALLAVVQEEPQS
- a CDS encoding acyl-CoA dehydrogenase family protein, coding for MSSTIESAEHKALRTAVTALGQRYGREYLTRVAREGGHPDELWADAAKLGYLGVNLPEEYGGGGGGIAELAIVLEELGAAGCPLLMMVVSPAICGTVIARFGTDDQKRTWLPGLADGSRTMAFGITEPDAGSNSHRITTTARRDGDDWILTGRKVFISGVDIADATLIVGRTEDARSGRLKPCLFIVPRDTPGFGRSVIDMELQAAEKQFELTLDEVRLPSSALVGDEDAGLLQLFAGLNPERIMTAAFAIGMGRYALARAIGYAKTRQVWKEPIGAHQAVAHPLAQAHIELELARLMTQKAAALYDAGDDMGAGEAANMAKYAAGEACVRAVDQSVHTLGGNGLTREYGLGSLITASRVARIAPVSREMILNFISHQTLGLPKSY
- a CDS encoding enoyl-CoA hydratase family protein — encoded protein: MATPVHATTAAGVTTLTLDSPANRNALSAELVAELRAALAAAAGDPAVRAVVLTHTGSTFCSGADLKSPSAPADFVALLREIAELPQPVVARVTGHVRAGGLGLLGVCDIAAAGPQSSYAFTETHLGVVPAVISAPLLPRLDPRAAARYFLTAEAFDAAEAARIGLLTLHGEDVDETLAPVLAGLRKAGPQALAATKRLVTAPVRAALAQDGAALTELSAHHFGSAEAREGITARFERRDPSWAL
- a CDS encoding TetR/AcrR family transcriptional regulator; its protein translation is MGTVTGGATGPTGATATAATATGPKQARSRVTRRHLLEAAVSCLAEHGWAGSTVSVVAERAGVSRGAAQHHFPTREDLFTAAVEYVAEERSTALRDLFHAGPAARPAVVEALVDLYTGALFRAALQLWVAASNEEQLRPRVTELEARVGRETHRIAVELLGADESVPGVRETVQGLLDMARGLGLANVLTDDAARRARVVAQWSRILDAALG
- a CDS encoding citrate synthase 2 produces the protein MSDFVPGLEGVVAFETEIAEPDKEGGSLRYRGVDIEDLVGHVSFGNVWGLLVDGAFNPGLPAAEPFPIPVHSGDIRVDVQSALAMLAPVWGLKPLLDIDVQTARDDLARAAVMALSYVAQSARGQGLPMVPQREIDKAESVVERFMIRWRGEPDPKHVKAVDAYWTSAAEHGMNASTFTARVIASTGADVAAALSGAVGAMSGPLHGGAPSRVLGMIEEIERTGDAVAYVKKALDKGERLMGFGHRVYRAEDPRARVLRRTAKELDAPRYEVAAALEKAALEELHARRPDRVLATNVEFWAAIMLDFAEVPAHMFTSMFSCARTAGWSAHILEQKRTGRLVRPSARYTGPGRRNPQEIEGYADIAETA
- the pdxH gene encoding pyridoxamine 5'-phosphate oxidase, translating into MAGVTDQDIDPAMMRKQYRSEIVHEESLAEDPMEQFARWFQQAADSHLFEPNAMVVSTATPDGRPSSRTVLLKQFDSRGFVFFTNYASRKGRELAENPQVALLFPWHPIARQVIVTGTAARIGRDETAAYFRSRPHGSQLGAWASEQSSVIGSREELDSRYAELAERYPEGEQVPVPPEWGGLRVVPQEIEFWQGHENRLHDRLHYVLEVGKWRLERLCP